A stretch of the Lactuca sativa cultivar Salinas chromosome 9, Lsat_Salinas_v11, whole genome shotgun sequence genome encodes the following:
- the LOC111908758 gene encoding uncharacterized protein LOC111908758: MTIHRVYVNTGSSANIIYEHCFRFLPDRWKDNLRPTAWRLVGFTCHSLWPLGTIHLPLTITIHDKQRKKIVLIDFVVIRHPTKHNIILGRMALLKLGAVPSTMHGILKFDTSAGLATVIATLTRDLQCFTVMKPAEMTKETKKPRQDLKKGKEVINERYPDQPISIGHDRPCHVREAVVDLLK; this comes from the coding sequence ATGACCATACATAGAGTCTACGTCAACACAGGGAGTTCTGCAAACATAATTTATGAGCACTGTTTTCGGTTTCTCCCAGATCGTTGGAAAGACAACCTGAGACCCACGGCGTGGAGACTGGTTGGATTCACCTGCCACAGCCTGTGGCCGCTGGGCACGATTCACCTCCCCCTGACGATAACCATCCATGATAAACAACGGAAGAAGATAGTCCTAATCGACTTCGTAGTCATTCGGCATCCGACAAAGCACAACATCATCTTGGGAAGAATGGCCCTCCTAAAGCTAGGAGCTGTCCCATCAACCATGCATGGAATCCTGAAATTCGACACTTCGGCAGGCTTAGCCACAGTAATTGCCACCCTGACCAGGGATCTGCAATGCTTTACGGTCATGAAGCCAGCAGAGATGACTAAAGAAACAAAGAAGCCGCGACAAGACCTGAAAAAAGGGAAGGAAGTAATCAATGAAAGATACCCTGATCAACCGATCAGCATTGGTCACGACCGCCCATGTCATGTAAGAGAAGCAGTAGTCGACCTACTTAAGTGA